A single window of Camelus ferus isolate YT-003-E chromosome 7, BCGSAC_Cfer_1.0, whole genome shotgun sequence DNA harbors:
- the GIMAP8 gene encoding LOW QUALITY PROTEIN: GTPase IMAP family member 8 (The sequence of the model RefSeq protein was modified relative to this genomic sequence to represent the inferred CDS: deleted 1 base in 1 codon), giving the protein MEEGWRQEECGGSGTVTGQGTGPRTSGSLCQENEAEQGCSRLEMRLLLLGKHGAGKSATGNTILGRAVFISKFSEQMVTQSCQRERGAVRGCEVVVIDTPDFFSPTVCAKDKEYNIEHCLELSAPSLHALLLVIPIGHYKIEDEETARGIQEVFGAEASKHSIIVFTREDDLGDDLLEDFIESDECLRQLVQNCGGGYCAFNNKASEDKQEGQVGKLLFMVKSLVSKNQGPYRVNFRSEDIGFQDCVNEASSQREGSPHGSKGEQQGTTGCDPNPEPSALKVLLVGKHGVGKSTAGNSLLGEQSFKTKYSEQPVTQTFETKNRDWRGRKVLIIDTPDFSSTKNVDLVLLRNIFPGPHAFLLVTPLGSFTEKDHEVLNTIERVFGEKFPAYMTILLTRKEDLDSQDVETFLKTQSKTLWDLIQKCENRYHIFSYRATGEEVDELLQGIVNMVQQNRGMFCTFRGREQLKIILVGKSGTGKSASGNTILGRPVFLSQLKAQPVTRKCQGVSMTWDGQDVVVVDTPSLCLMSGAEGDPPELEEETKHCLSYYEEGSTVLVLVVQLGRITQEDKKALVDLQAIFGAEVMKYTIVLFTRKEDLGAEKLEDYVNNTDNKYLRSLIKKCNKVYCAFNNKETGQAREDQARHLLLKARDLIRCCGEDVDTYASWSTQKIMKTFRNTPLPKLLNSLKDKFQ; this is encoded by the exons atggaggagggatggaggcaggaggAATGTGGAGGTTCTGGGACAGTGACAGGCCAGGGGACAGGCCCAAG AACCAGCGGAAGCCTGTGTCAGGAGAACgaggcagagcagggctgctCCAGGTTGGAAATGAGGCTTCTTCTCTTAGGGAAGCATGGCGCAGGCAAAAGTGCCACGGGAAACACTATTCTGGGCAGAGCCGTGTTCATCTCCAAGTTCAGTGAGCAGATGGTGACTCAGAGCTGCCAGAGAGAGCGTGGGGCCGTAAGGGGGTGTGAGGTAGTGGTCATCGACACCCCTGACTTTTTCTCCCCAACAGTTTGTGCCAAAGATAAGGAATACAACATTGAGCACTGCTTGGAGCTCTCCGCTCCCAGCCTCCACGCCCTGCTTCTGGTAATTCCCATCGGCCATTACAAGATTGAGGACGAAGAAACAGCCAGGGGCATCCAGGAGGTGTTCGGAGCTGAAGCCAGCAAGCACAGCATTATCGTCTTCACTCGTGAGGATGACTTAGGGGATGACTTGCTGGAAGATTTCATTGAAAGTGATGAGTGTCTTAGACAGCTGGTTCAAAACTGTGGTGGTGGATACTGCGCTTTCAACAACAAGGCGAGTGAGGACAAACAGGAGGGCCAGGTGGGGAAGCTCCTCTTCATGGTCAAGAGTTTGGTGTCTAAGAACCAAGGACCATACCGGGTGAACTTCAGAAGTGAAGACATTGGATTCCAG GATTGTGTGAATGAAGCCTCATCTCAGAGGGAGGGCAGTCCACACG GGTCAAAGGGAGAGCAGCAGGGGACCACAGGATGTGATCCAAACCCTGAGCCTTCAGCCCTGAAGGTCCTGCTGGTGGGGAAGCACGGTGTGGGAAAAAGTACAGCCGGAAACAGCCTTCTCGGGGAGCAG TCCTTTAAGACCAAATACAGTGAACAGCCAGTAACCCAGACATTTGAGACTAAGAACAGAGACTGGAGAGGGAGGAAAGTTTTGATCATTGATACTCCAGACTTCTCATCTACAAAGAATGTTGACTTAGTGCTTTTGAGAAACATCTTTCCAGGTCCCCATGCCTTCCTCCTGGTGACCCCACTGGGCTCTTTCACTGAGAAAGATCACGAGGTGCTGAACACCATCGAAAGagtttttggagaaaaatttcCTGCATACATGACCATTCTCCTCACCAGGAAAGAAGATCTAGATAGTCAGGATGTAGAAACATTCTTAAAAACCCAAAGTAAAACCCTCTGGGATCTCATCCAGAAATGTGAAAACCGATACCACATCTTCAGCTACAGAGCAACCGGAGAAGAGGTGGATGAGCTCCTGCAAGGAATTGTGAACATGGTGCAGCAGAACAGAGGCATGTTTTGCACCTTCAGAGGGAGAG AGCAACTGAAGATTATCCTCGTGGGGAAGAGCGGGACTGGGAAGAGTGCGAGTGGAAATACCATCCTCGGGAGGCCTGTGTTCCTCTCTCAGCTGAAAGCACAGCCAGTCACCAGGAAGTGCCAGGGTGTCAGTATGACATGGGACGGGCAGGATGTTGTGGTTGTGGACACTCCCTCACTCTGCCTGATGTCTGGAGCTGAAGGGGATCCACCCGAGCTAGAGGAGGAGACCAAACACTGTTTGTCCTACTATGAAGAAGGCAGTACGGTCCTGGTCCTGGTAGTACAGCTGGGACGCATCACTCAAGAGGACAAAAAGGCATTGGTGGATCTGCAGGCCATCTTTGGAGCAGAAGTTATGAAATACACAATTGTGCTGTTCACACGGAAGGAAGACCTAGGAGCTGAGAAGCTTGAAGATTATGTCAATAACACAGATAACAAATATCTTAGgagcttaattaaaaaatgtaacaagGTATATTGtgcttttaataataaagaaactgGCCAAGCCAGGGAAGACCAGGCAAGACATCTTTTGTTAAAGGCCAGGGACCTGATAAGGTGCTGTGGAGAAGATGTGGACACCTATGCCTCGTGGAGtacacaaaaaataatgaaaacattcagGAATACCCCACTCCCCAAGTTACTAAATAGTTTAAAAGATAAGTTTCAGTAG